From the genome of Drosophila melanogaster chromosome 2L, one region includes:
- the CG18478 gene encoding uncharacterized protein has protein sequence MFEAWTLIVALFVLGVAENVENLQQIEELKCGYGNPDAVKVQFNVTEGQAKPAEFPWTIAVIHNRSLVGGGSLITPDIVLTAAHRIFNKDVEDIVVSAGEWEYGSALEKYPFEEAFVLKMVIHKSFNYQRGANNLALLFLDREFPLTYKINTICLPTQKRSLSSTRCIVAGWGKYQFSDTHYGGVLKKIDLPIVPRHICQDQLRKTRLGQNYTLPRGLICAGGEKDNDACTGDGGGALFCPMTEDPKQFEQIGIVNWGVGCKEKNVPATYTDVFEFKPWIVQQIKENLYTPDNY, from the exons ATGTTTGAGGCTTGGACACTAATAGTAGCACTTTTTGTGCTTGGCGTGgctgaaaatgttgaaaaccTTCAACAAATTGAAGAG CTAAAGTGCGGATATGGTAATCCAGATGCTGTGAAAGTGCAATTTAATGTTACCGAAGGGCAAGCAAAACCAGCCGAGTTTCCGTGGACCATTGCCGTGATCCACAATCGCAGCTTAGTGGGTGGTGGCTCTTTAATTACCCCAGACATTGTGCTCACAGCTGCCCATCGGATATTCAATAAAGACGTGGAGGATATAGTCGTCAGCGCAGGAGAATGGGAGTACGGATCTGCTTTGGAAAAATATCCATTTGAAGAGGCATTTGTGTTGAAAATGGTTatacataaatcatttaattatCAGAGAGGCGCCAACAACTTAGCGCTGCTCTTCCTGGATAGGGAGTTCCCACTAACATACAAGATTAACACCATTTGTTTGCCCACCCAGAAAAGATCGCTATCTTCCACTCGCTGTATAGTGGCTGGTTGGGGTAAATATCAGTTTAGTGACACGCATTACGGAGGCGTCCTGAAGAAAATTGATTTACCTATTGTACCCAGGCATATCTGTCAGGATCAGCTTCGCAAAACTAGGCTGGGCCAAAACTATACACTGCCTCGTGGGTTAATTTGTGCCGGTGGCGAGAAGGACAATGATGCTTGCACCGGCGATGGGGGTGGGGCACTTTTCTGTCCAATGACCGAGGATCCCAAACAGTTCGAGCAAATTGGCATTGTTAACTGGGGTGTGGGTTGTAAGGAAAAAAACGTTCCCGCCACTTATACAGATGTTTTTGAGTTTAAGCCATGGATTGTTCagcaaattaaagaaaatttatataCACCCGATAATTATTAA
- the CG43923 gene encoding uncharacterized protein: protein MNQNFCKINHHRVVYFGVAVVSHRMKAIRKPATLQEISESIGRKFGVPGSVFEDEVKVLLEEYQPFGFFIKRGDLYSLPPELLAIMMENDRDKRKRPIKSPQANHLEESDQVYGCASNIDHSMSLRHPYLYRFN from the coding sequence atgaatcaaaatttttgtaaaataaatcacCACAGAGTTGTATACTTTGGTGTAGCGGTTGTTAGTCACAGGATGAAGGCTATTAGAAAGCCAGCGACTCTACAGGAGATTTCCGAGAGTATTGGAAGAAAATTTGGTGTGCCTGGCAGTGTTTTTGAAGATGAGGTCAAAGTATTGCTCGAGGAATACCAGCCATTCGGATTTTTCATCAAAAGAGGCGATCTATACAGTCTTCCGCCAGAACTGTTGGCAATAATGATGGAAAACGACCGGGATAAACGAAAGCGACCCATTAAATCACCTCAAGCCAACCATCTTGAGGAATCCGATCAAGTTTATGGCTGTGCATCCAATATTGATCACTCCATGTCACTTAGGCATCCATATCTTTATAGATTTAACTAA